The genomic segment TATCCATTACAAAAGCAGAAATTATTGATTACGCAAACCGCCACGAATTAACTTACGAAATAGATGAATCTAATTCCAGCCCGAAATACACTAGAAACCGTTACCGGAAAGAAATTCTACCGTTTTTAACTAAAGAAAATCCAGGAGTTTATGCCCACTTTGAAAGGTTTTCCGAAGAAACAAGTGAAGATTTTCGGTATTTGGAAGACTTAGCAAGTGATTTATTAAAGAAAAACCTCATCAAAAACGGCGAGCAGGCAACACTTTTACTTACCAGCTTTAAAAATGAAGCGAATCCTTTACAACGCCGCGCAATTCATTTACTATTGAGATATCTGTACAATAAGGATGCTGGTTTAATAACTGCAAACCATATCTATCAGATTATCCAGATGATTCAAAGCGACAATCCATCTAGTTCACTTAATTTACCAAAAAAACTCACAGCCAAAAGATCCTACAACGAACTCCATTTTCAATTTGGAGAAAGAGACGTCCCAGCTGAGTTTTACCATCAATTAGAACTGAATGACCGCATTGAATTAGAAAGTAAAGCAAGCATCCGTTTGAAGTTGAAAAGCTCCGTCGTTCAAACGAATGGTTTAAACGGAATGCTACTGGATGCAGCGGATATTACACTTCCTTTAATCGTCCGAAACCGTGTGAACGGCGACAGAATGACGATGAAAGGTCAAGCAGGCAGCAAGAAACTTAAAGATATTTTCATCGATGCCAAAATACCAAGGCAAGAACGCGACAATCTACCCGTGATAACAGATTACACCGGCAAAATTCTTTGGATTCCCGGCGTGAAAAAATCTGCTTATGACCGAGAATTTAGTCGTAACAAGAAGCAATACATTATTAGGTACACTCGAAATTTAGGAGGAAACGAGAGCATGCATAATGATATTCAGAAAGTGCTGATATCGGAAGACGAATTACAAGAAAAGATTCGTGAACTCGGTCGTGAGTTAACAACAGAATATGAAGGACGTAATCCACTAGTTGTGGGTGTATTAAAAGGTGCAACTCCTTTTATGACGGATTTACTTAAGCGAGTAGACACATACTTAGAAATGGACTTCATGGATGTATCCAGTTATGGAAACGGCACCGTATCATCAGGAGAAGTAAAAATAATTAAAGACCTTAATGCATCTGTAGAAGGTCGTGATGTACTAGTTATTGAAGATATCATTGATAGCGGACGCACACTTAGTTATTTAGTAGACCTAATCAAATACCGCAAAGCAAAATCAGTTAAATTGGTTACTTTGTTAGATAAACCAGCAGGACGAAACGTGGCAATTGAAGCGGATTATGTAGGCTTTGTAGTGCCAAATGAATTTGTTGTTGGTTACGGCTTAGATTATGCAGAACGTTACCGCAATCTACCATATATAGGTGTTTTAAAACCAGAAATTTATAGCGAGTGAAATTAATTAACAAACAGAACCAATTTTTGGTAAAATATAATTGCTAGCTTTTCTGAAAACAAAAAGAAAAAAGATTCATGCCAAACATGCAAAATAGTGGGCAATATAGATTCGGTATGCTATCATTAGTCTTAGTTTTCGAAGGTGAAAAAAGTATCAATAAATATTAAAAAATCTAAATTAATAATAGAATAACTTCGTGAGAGAAAGGCGATACGGATGTGTTTTTATTAATCAGGGGAAGAAAACATTATTTCTAAATCTGCTATTAGTCGAAAACAACTTTTAAAGGGATCACAATCCAGAAAAAGTAAGAATCCAAGCTCTTACGTGGGAGGAGGTAAGGAATGAACAGGTTTTTTAGAAATGCAATATTTTATGTCATCATATTCCTTGTTATTATCGGAATCGTTGCATCGTTCAATTCAAATAAAGAGGCAGCGAAAGATATTAGCTACACGGAATTTATGAGTAAACTAGAAGATGGAAAAGTTAAATCACTTACCATCCAGCCAGACCGAAGTGTTTATACAATCAAAGGAGAATTTAAATCAAGCGATAAAAGTTCTTCTGACGACAAAAAAACCGGTCTTGGTCAAAGCAAAACTAGCAGTACAGAATTTACAACTTACGCTTTAAATAGTGATACTTCACTTGAAGATTTACAATCAACTGTAACTAAAGAAGGCGTGAAAATGGATGTAGAGCCAGCTAAGCAAAATAGTGGCTGGGTTACTTTCTTAACTTCCATCGTTCCATTTGTAATTATCTTCATCTTATTCTTCTTCCTAATGAGCCAGTCTCAAGGTGGTGGCGGCGGTAAAGTAATGAGCTTTGGTAAGAGTAAAGCCAAACTTTACAACGACGATAAGAAGAAAGTTCGCTTTACTGATGTAGCAGGAGCGGACGAGGAGAAACAAGAACTTGTCGAAGTAGTGGAATTCCTAAAAGACCCACGCAAATTTGCGGAACTCGGTGCTCGTATTCCAAAAGGTGTCCTGTTAGTAGGTCCTCCAGGTACTGGTAAAACCTTGCTAGCTCGTGCAGTTGCAGGTGAAGCAGGCGTACCATTCTTCTCAATCTCAGGTTCTGACTTTGTAGAAATGTTCGTCGGCGTCGGTGCAAGCCGTGTCCGTGATTTATTCGAAAATGCGAAGAAAAATGCTCCATGTATCATTTTCATTGATGAAATTGATGCAGTTGGTCGTCAACGTGGTGCTGGAATGGGCGGCGGTCATGATGAACGTGAACAAACCCTAAACCAATTACTAGTTGAAATGGATGGTTTTGGCGGTAATGAAGGAATTATCATCATTGCAGCAACTAACCGTGCCGACGTACTTGACCCAGCGCTTCTTCGTCCAGGCCGTTTTGACCGTCAAATTATGGTTGATCGTCCAGATGTAAAAGGTCGTGAAGCAGTACTTCGTGTTCATGCTCGTAACAAACCACTTGCAAAAAGTGTTGACTTACAAGCAATCGCGCAACGCACACCAGGATTTTCTGGTGCTGATTTAGAAAACTTACTAAATGAAGCAGCCTTAGTAGCCGCTCGTTCTGATAAAAAAGAAATAGACATGAGCGATTTAGATGAAGCAAGTGACCGCGTAATTGCCGGACCTGCCAAGAAAAATCGTGTCATTTCCGAAAAAGAACGCCGCACAGTTGCCTATCATGAAGGCGGTCACGTAATCGTCGGAATGGTACTTGATGAAGCGGAAGTAGTTCATAAAGTTACGATCGTCCCTCGTGGACAAGCTGGCGGTTATGCCGTAATGCTACCAAAAGAAGATAGATTCCTAATGACGAAAGCTGAGTTAATGGACCGTATTACTGGTCTACTTGGTGGACGTGTTGCCGAAGAAGTTACTTTTGGAGAAGTAACAACTGGTGCAAGTAATGACTTTGAACGTGCAACAGAACTTGCTCGCCGCATGGTAACAGAATGGGGTATGAGTGATAAGATTGGGCCGCTTCAATTCACTTCTGGCAATGGTCAAGTATTTATGGGCCGTGACTTCGGTAGCGACAAGGGCTATTCAGACAAAATCGCTTACGAAATCGACACAGAAGTTCAAAGTTTAATACGCTACTGTTATGACCGCGCTAAAACAATCATTACTGAACACCAAGAACAACACAAACTTATCGCGGAAACATTACTAAAAGTAGAAACTTTAGATGCTCGCCAAATCCGTTCCCTATTTGATGATGGGGTAATGCCTCCAGATATCGATACGATTGACGTAGAAGCAGAGTATCCTTCCGAAAAAGAAGAACTAGTTGGTAAATCTTTTGAAGAAGAAAAAGAAGAATTAAAACATGAAGAACATGCAGTAGAAAAGCAAGATGAACCAAAAGAAGTAACTACGGAAGATGCTCCAAATATAGAGCAAACGCCAAACGATAAAAAAGATGAATAAAATCAAAGAGGCTGGGTTATTCCAGTCTCTTTTTTGAAGCTATATTATTCGGATTTTAGTTTAAAACATGATATGATACGTTAGAAAAATCTTCTAAAGGACGGTATGCAAACTTATGATACTTGTAATTGATGTTGGAAATACGAATTGTACTGTCGGGGTTTACAAGCAGCAAAAACTTTTAAGGCATTGGCGGATGACAACTGATCGCCACCGCACATCTGATGAACTTGGGATGACGGTTTTGAACTTTTTTTCTCATGCAAATATAGCTCCTGCTGATATACAAGGAATTATCATTTCGTCCGTCGTTCCACCAATTATGCATGCTATGGAAACGATGTGTGTGCGTTATTTTAATATTCGGCCGCTAATCGTTGGACCAGGTATTAAAACAGGTCTAAACGTAAAAGTCGACAACCCTCGCGAAATCGGCTCTGACCGTATCGTAAATGCCGTTGCCGCATCCGCAGAATATGGTACTCCGGTAATCGTGGTTGACTTTGGGACAGCTACAACCTTTTGCTATATTGATGAATCAGGTGTATATCAAGGCGGAGCAATTGCGCCAGGTATCATGATTTCAACAGAAGCTTTATATAATAGAGCCGCAAAACTACCTCGAGTAGACATTGCTGAATCAAGCCAAATCATCGGCAAATCAACCGTTGCTTCAATGCAGGCAGGAATCTTTTATGGCTTTGTTGGACAATGCGAAGGAATTATTAATGAAATGAAAAAACAATCTAATTCAAGCCCAGTCGTTGTTGCTACAGGAGGGCTTGCAAGGATGATAACCGAAAAATCTTCCACAGTAGATATCTTGGACCCATTTTTAACACTAAAG from the Listeria seeligeri serovar 1/2b str. SLCC3954 genome contains:
- the ftsH gene encoding ATP-dependent zinc metalloprotease FtsH translates to MNRFFRNAIFYVIIFLVIIGIVASFNSNKEAAKDISYTEFMSKLEDGKVKSLTIQPDRSVYTIKGEFKSSDKSSSDDKKTGLGQSKTSSTEFTTYALNSDTSLEDLQSTVTKEGVKMDVEPAKQNSGWVTFLTSIVPFVIIFILFFFLMSQSQGGGGGKVMSFGKSKAKLYNDDKKKVRFTDVAGADEEKQELVEVVEFLKDPRKFAELGARIPKGVLLVGPPGTGKTLLARAVAGEAGVPFFSISGSDFVEMFVGVGASRVRDLFENAKKNAPCIIFIDEIDAVGRQRGAGMGGGHDEREQTLNQLLVEMDGFGGNEGIIIIAATNRADVLDPALLRPGRFDRQIMVDRPDVKGREAVLRVHARNKPLAKSVDLQAIAQRTPGFSGADLENLLNEAALVAARSDKKEIDMSDLDEASDRVIAGPAKKNRVISEKERRTVAYHEGGHVIVGMVLDEAEVVHKVTIVPRGQAGGYAVMLPKEDRFLMTKAELMDRITGLLGGRVAEEVTFGEVTTGASNDFERATELARRMVTEWGMSDKIGPLQFTSGNGQVFMGRDFGSDKGYSDKIAYEIDTEVQSLIRYCYDRAKTIITEHQEQHKLIAETLLKVETLDARQIRSLFDDGVMPPDIDTIDVEAEYPSEKEELVGKSFEEEKEELKHEEHAVEKQDEPKEVTTEDAPNIEQTPNDKKDE
- a CDS encoding bifunctional tRNA lysidine(34) synthetase TilS/hypoxanthine phosphoribosyltransferase HprT → MDDTTKRVHNYIEKHDLIWSDDKLLVAVSGGPDSLALLHFLQMSNLVPKKAISVAHLNHGLRENAIKEQLIVRNYCEKHKIPFFIEEVNVKKRAETMQKGIEETARLARYEFFEKIMAEENINKLVLAHHADDQIETILMRLVRGSSSIGWSGIQPKRSMRGGQAIRPFLSITKAEIIDYANRHELTYEIDESNSSPKYTRNRYRKEILPFLTKENPGVYAHFERFSEETSEDFRYLEDLASDLLKKNLIKNGEQATLLLTSFKNEANPLQRRAIHLLLRYLYNKDAGLITANHIYQIIQMIQSDNPSSSLNLPKKLTAKRSYNELHFQFGERDVPAEFYHQLELNDRIELESKASIRLKLKSSVVQTNGLNGMLLDAADITLPLIVRNRVNGDRMTMKGQAGSKKLKDIFIDAKIPRQERDNLPVITDYTGKILWIPGVKKSAYDREFSRNKKQYIIRYTRNLGGNESMHNDIQKVLISEDELQEKIRELGRELTTEYEGRNPLVVGVLKGATPFMTDLLKRVDTYLEMDFMDVSSYGNGTVSSGEVKIIKDLNASVEGRDVLVIEDIIDSGRTLSYLVDLIKYRKAKSVKLVTLLDKPAGRNVAIEADYVGFVVPNEFVVGYGLDYAERYRNLPYIGVLKPEIYSE
- a CDS encoding type III pantothenate kinase produces the protein MILVIDVGNTNCTVGVYKQQKLLRHWRMTTDRHRTSDELGMTVLNFFSHANIAPADIQGIIISSVVPPIMHAMETMCVRYFNIRPLIVGPGIKTGLNVKVDNPREIGSDRIVNAVAASAEYGTPVIVVDFGTATTFCYIDESGVYQGGAIAPGIMISTEALYNRAAKLPRVDIAESSQIIGKSTVASMQAGIFYGFVGQCEGIINEMKKQSNSSPVVVATGGLARMITEKSSTVDILDPFLTLKGLELLYRRNKPTTEK